The following are from one region of the Maribacter aquivivus genome:
- a CDS encoding M1 family metallopeptidase has translation MNKLLVAFTLGIFTFSQAQTFTEQDTLRGSITPEREWWDLNYYHLDIDVNPDDKFINGSNTIRYKVLKPQQVLQVDLQQPLRIEKVTQDGVELEVTHNINAHFIQLMKPQQVGDFNEVVVTYSGHPKEAVRAPWDGGFSWKKDANGNDFVATSCQGLGASVWWPNKDHMYDEVDSMLISVKAPKGLMNVSNGRLRSVDKETNTYNWFVSNPINNYGVNVNIGDYAHFDETYQGEKGTLDMDYYVLKDNLEKAKVHFKDAPKMMQAFEYWFGPYPFYEDSFKLVEVPYLGMEHQSSVTYGNQYQKGYLGTDLSGTGWGLKFDFIIIHEAGHEWFANNITYKDAADMWIHEGFTCYSESLFLDYHYGTEAANAYVQGIRNNIKNDKPIIGIYNVNHEGSSDMYYKGSNILHTLRQVVNDDRKWRTILRGLNSEFYHKTVTTDEIEKVIGIEMNRDLKPFFDQYLRTTKIPVFEYKVKGKKLSYRFTNTVEKFTLPIKVYVDDTPVWLEPSNEWQSEKMKGKFKTFNVDPNFYIETNH, from the coding sequence ATGAACAAACTACTTGTTGCTTTTACCCTCGGGATATTTACTTTTTCTCAAGCACAGACCTTTACTGAACAAGATACGCTTAGAGGCAGTATTACGCCTGAACGTGAATGGTGGGACCTTAATTATTATCACTTAGATATTGATGTTAATCCTGATGATAAGTTTATCAACGGAAGCAATACAATTCGCTACAAAGTGCTGAAACCTCAGCAAGTACTACAGGTAGATTTACAACAACCGTTACGTATAGAAAAAGTGACCCAAGACGGAGTTGAACTTGAAGTAACACATAACATAAATGCTCATTTTATACAATTAATGAAACCTCAGCAAGTAGGTGATTTTAATGAGGTTGTTGTCACGTATTCTGGTCATCCAAAAGAAGCGGTTAGAGCTCCTTGGGATGGTGGATTCTCTTGGAAAAAAGATGCTAATGGCAACGATTTTGTCGCTACTTCTTGCCAAGGTCTAGGTGCTAGTGTATGGTGGCCTAATAAAGACCACATGTACGACGAGGTTGACAGTATGTTAATCAGTGTAAAAGCACCAAAAGGATTAATGAATGTCTCTAATGGTCGCCTTAGAAGTGTTGACAAAGAGACAAATACCTACAATTGGTTTGTTTCTAACCCTATCAACAATTATGGTGTTAATGTCAATATTGGTGATTATGCTCATTTCGATGAAACTTATCAAGGAGAAAAAGGTACACTTGATATGGATTATTATGTTCTAAAAGACAATCTAGAGAAAGCAAAGGTCCATTTTAAAGATGCTCCTAAAATGATGCAAGCCTTTGAATATTGGTTCGGACCCTACCCTTTTTATGAAGACTCATTTAAATTGGTAGAAGTCCCGTATTTAGGTATGGAACACCAAAGCTCTGTGACCTATGGCAATCAATATCAAAAAGGCTATTTAGGGACAGATTTATCTGGCACCGGTTGGGGGTTAAAATTCGATTTTATTATTATTCATGAAGCTGGGCACGAATGGTTTGCAAATAATATCACCTATAAAGATGCTGCGGATATGTGGATTCACGAAGGGTTCACCTGCTATTCTGAAAGTCTATTTTTAGACTATCATTATGGTACAGAGGCGGCAAATGCATATGTACAAGGCATTCGAAATAATATTAAAAACGACAAACCCATTATAGGGATCTACAATGTAAATCATGAAGGTAGTAGCGATATGTACTATAAAGGCTCTAATATTCTTCACACCTTACGACAAGTAGTAAATGATGATAGAAAATGGAGAACTATTTTACGTGGTCTAAATTCAGAATTCTATCATAAAACAGTAACTACTGACGAAATTGAGAAGGTGATTGGTATAGAAATGAATCGCGATTTAAAACCCTTTTTTGACCAGTACTTAAGAACGACCAAGATTCCGGTTTTCGAGTATAAGGTGAAAGGTAAAAAGCTATCATATCGTTTTACAAATACTGTCGAGAAATTCACCCTACCTATAAAAGTATATGTAGATGACACCCCTGTTTGGCTAGAACCAAGTAACGAATGGCAATCGGAAAAAATGAAAGGCAAATTTAAAACCTTTAATGTAGACCCAAATTTCTATATTGAAACCAATCATTAA
- a CDS encoding DUF2914 domain-containing protein, producing the protein MKKTLSKFKNSAFRSFIRRHSKYAPILFFIGGFIFDTLTLGRIDRTYDLTVLCLHMTSLSITLYLYNLADDGKWKNTFLERYEEYLPLAIQFFFGGLSSAYVIYFSRSVSLSKTASFFIILVLLLIANEFLKKRISNKYLQFGVYYFISFTFFTFMIPVFLKELNTTIFLFSGAASLVCTLVLLIVIYGRSPSTRKEINLAKMIAIILAIYGVINLFYFLKLIPPVPMALDKGIVAHNIVLKNGKYEVSYEPEESFIFWRKHKLDYSYTPAQRVYIFSSIFAPTDLKKSIFHRWRRYNDESKEWVTVEDIGYDITGGRDGGFRGYTYKTNVMPGEWEVQVLTEEEQVLGVIGFHINFNTNQEPLRLKTLRF; encoded by the coding sequence ATGAAAAAAACGCTCTCCAAATTTAAAAATAGCGCCTTCAGAAGTTTTATTAGAAGACACTCTAAATATGCGCCGATACTTTTCTTTATTGGAGGGTTCATATTTGACACCCTAACTTTAGGTCGTATTGACCGCACGTATGACCTTACGGTTTTATGTCTACACATGACCTCTTTATCTATAACGTTGTACCTCTATAATTTAGCTGATGATGGTAAATGGAAAAATACCTTTTTAGAACGGTATGAAGAGTACTTGCCACTAGCAATTCAGTTCTTTTTTGGCGGATTATCAAGTGCCTATGTAATTTACTTTTCTAGAAGTGTTTCATTATCCAAAACAGCATCGTTCTTTATTATTCTTGTGTTACTGCTAATTGCCAATGAATTTCTTAAAAAACGAATCTCTAATAAATATCTGCAGTTTGGTGTCTATTACTTTATAAGTTTCACATTTTTCACTTTTATGATTCCTGTTTTCTTGAAGGAATTAAACACCACTATATTCTTATTTTCTGGTGCAGCTAGCTTAGTTTGCACCCTAGTTCTTCTCATTGTAATATATGGCAGAAGTCCAAGTACCCGTAAAGAAATTAATCTAGCTAAAATGATTGCCATTATATTGGCTATTTACGGTGTTATTAATTTATTCTACTTTTTAAAATTGATTCCGCCTGTACCTATGGCACTAGATAAAGGTATTGTGGCTCATAATATTGTTTTAAAAAATGGTAAATATGAAGTAAGCTATGAACCAGAAGAATCGTTCATTTTTTGGAGAAAACACAAATTAGATTACAGTTATACTCCAGCCCAACGGGTTTATATATTCTCTTCAATTTTTGCCCCAACAGATTTAAAAAAATCGATATTTCATAGATGGAGAAGATATAATGATGAAAGCAAAGAATGGGTAACCGTTGAAGATATTGGTTATGATATTACAGGTGGTAGAGATGGTGGATTTAGGGGTTATACTTATAAAACCAATGTAATGCCAGGTGAATGGGAGGTTCAAGTTCTTACAGAAGAAGAGCAAGTATTAGGTGTAATAGGTTTTCATATTAATTTTAATACAAACCAAGAACCATTGCGTTTAAAAACCTTAAGGTTCTAA
- a CDS encoding YkgJ family cysteine cluster protein, with product MTLYQKVQAVNRIFNQLDKDLDSFQNSTGLSCVANCGLCCLKPDINATALEFLPLAYHLLKNGEAEEWLEDLQNDKDNKICPVLNKVIAPDSKGFCSEYAHRGLICRLFGFSAMLHKNNTPTLVTCKPIKEQKTEAFNNAKAHIAANKKYPLISNYYMQLRSIDESLGEELFPIRIALEKAIYAVLGYYAYRRAPRKGKVA from the coding sequence GTGACATTATATCAAAAAGTTCAAGCTGTAAATCGCATTTTCAATCAATTGGATAAGGACTTGGACTCCTTTCAAAATTCTACCGGTTTAAGCTGTGTAGCCAATTGCGGACTTTGTTGTCTAAAACCGGACATCAATGCTACTGCATTGGAGTTTTTACCTCTAGCTTATCACCTTTTAAAAAATGGCGAAGCAGAAGAATGGCTAGAAGATCTACAAAATGATAAGGACAATAAAATATGCCCTGTTTTAAACAAAGTTATTGCCCCAGATTCTAAAGGCTTCTGTTCGGAATATGCGCATCGCGGACTCATTTGTAGGTTGTTTGGATTTTCTGCCATGCTTCACAAAAATAATACTCCTACATTGGTTACTTGTAAACCTATTAAGGAACAAAAAACTGAAGCTTTTAATAATGCCAAGGCTCATATTGCAGCTAATAAGAAATACCCACTTATTAGTAATTACTACATGCAACTGCGTTCCATAGATGAATCTTTAGGAGAAGAATTGTTTCCAATAAGAATTGCTTTAGAAAAAGCAATTTATGCAGTATTAGGTTATTACGCCTACAGAAGAGCACCTAGAAAAGGGAAAGTAGCTTAG
- a CDS encoding alpha/beta fold hydrolase encodes MNVYAVSGLGADKRVFEHLTLDVEIIPIDWLIPNRNESIKSYSERLSAVIDTSKEFALIGVSFGGLIATEINQILHPEKVILISSAQTKRELRPIYKWVGKSRFLKLIPASLFNPPRFLAKYIIGAKNAQLFYDILDDTDLNFVKWALQEFTTWQNLKESVNVVKINGTKDKLIPPKGITKMKLIKGGEHFMIVDRADEISEIINFELKNP; translated from the coding sequence TTGAATGTATACGCAGTTAGTGGTTTAGGTGCTGACAAAAGGGTCTTTGAGCATTTAACATTAGATGTTGAGATAATTCCTATTGATTGGTTAATACCTAATAGGAATGAATCTATTAAAAGTTATTCTGAAAGGCTTAGCGCAGTTATAGACACCTCGAAGGAATTTGCACTGATCGGTGTAAGCTTTGGTGGATTAATAGCCACTGAAATAAACCAAATACTTCATCCGGAGAAAGTAATTCTTATCTCTTCTGCACAAACAAAACGTGAATTGAGACCCATCTATAAATGGGTTGGCAAATCTAGGTTTTTGAAGCTTATACCTGCTTCTCTATTCAATCCACCTAGGTTTCTTGCGAAGTATATCATCGGAGCTAAAAACGCACAGCTGTTTTATGATATATTGGATGATACCGATCTAAACTTTGTGAAATGGGCGTTACAAGAATTTACTACATGGCAGAATTTAAAAGAATCTGTAAACGTAGTTAAGATAAACGGCACAAAAGATAAATTGATTCCGCCAAAAGGTATTACTAAAATGAAACTAATTAAGGGTGGAGAACACTTTATGATAGTTGACCGAGCAGATGAAATCAGCGAAATCATTAATTTTGAATTGAAAAATCCTTAG
- a CDS encoding GAF domain-containing protein → MTNSKEIIAAIHTELSTDTPNWDTLLKITLEHFDCSTGTLHFLDKDALLQLKSQVGIPEFLIPKLSSIPIGKGMAGIAAERRKPVEMCNLQTDDSGVARPSAKDTKVEGSLAAPLMHNEKLYGTIGIAKPIPYDFTEAEMDLLMEIGELISKKLS, encoded by the coding sequence ATGACAAACTCTAAAGAAATTATAGCAGCTATACATACTGAATTATCAACGGACACACCAAACTGGGATACTCTTTTGAAAATAACTTTAGAACATTTTGACTGTTCTACCGGTACCTTACACTTTTTAGATAAAGACGCTTTGTTACAGCTTAAATCACAGGTAGGTATTCCAGAATTTTTGATTCCGAAGTTATCTAGTATTCCTATTGGGAAAGGTATGGCTGGTATTGCAGCCGAACGTAGAAAACCTGTTGAAATGTGTAATCTACAGACCGATGATTCTGGAGTAGCCAGACCTTCAGCAAAGGATACTAAAGTAGAAGGGTCATTGGCAGCGCCACTAATGCACAATGAAAAGCTTTATGGCACTATTGGTATCGCTAAACCAATACCTTATGATTTTACAGAAGCTGAAATGGATTTACTAATGGAAATTGGTGAGTTAATTAGCAAAAAATTGAGCTAA